In Cervus elaphus chromosome 5, mCerEla1.1, whole genome shotgun sequence, the following proteins share a genomic window:
- the GIT1 gene encoding ARF GTPase-activating protein GIT1 isoform X2 produces the protein MSRKGPRAEVCADCSAPDPGWASISRGVLVCDECCSVHRSLGRHISIVKHLRHSAWPPTLLQMVHTLASNGANSIWEHSLLDPAQVQSGRRKANPQDKVHPIKSEFIRAKYQMLAFVHKLPCRDDDGVTAKDLSKQLHSSVRTGNLETCLRLLSLGAQANFFHPEKGTTPLHVAAKAGQTLQAELLVVYGADPGSPDVNGRTPIDYARQAGHHELAERLVECQYELTDRLAFYLCGRKPDHKNGHYIIPQMADRSRQKCMSQSLDLSELAKAAKKKLQALSNRLFEELAMDVYDEVDRRENDAVWLATQNHSTLVTERSAVPFLPVNPEYSATRNQGRQKLARFNAREFATLIIDILSEAKRRQQGRSLGSPTDNLELSARGQSDLDDQHDYDSVASDEDTDQEPLRSAGATRNNRARSMDSSDLSDGAVTLQEYLELKKALAASEAKVQQLMKVNSSLSDELRRLQREIHKLQAENLQIRQPPGPVPTPPLPSERAEHAPVGPGGSTHRRDRQAFSMYEPGSALKPFGGPPGDELATRLQPFHSTELEDDAIYSVHVPAGFYRSKLSRHGSGADSDYENTQSGDPLLGLEGKRFLELGKEEDFHPELESLDGDLDPGLPSTEDVILKTEQVTKNIQELLRAAQEFKHDSFVPCSEKIHLAVTEMASLFPKRPALEPVRSSLRLLNASAYRLQSECRKTVPPEPGAPVDFQLLTQQVIQCAYDIAKAAKQLVTITTREKKQ, from the exons ACCCCGGCTGGGCCTCCATCAGCAGGGGCGTGCTGGTGTGTGACGAGTGTTGCAGTGTGCACCGGAGCCTGGGACGCCACATCTCCATCGTCAAGCACCTCCGCCACAGCGCCTGGCCCCCCACCCTGCTGCAG ATGGTGCACACGCTCGCCAGCAACGGGGCCAACTCCATCTGGGAGCATTCCCTGCTGGACCCTGCGCAGGTGCAGAGCGGCCGGCGCAAAGCCAACCCCCAAGACAAAGTCCA CCCCATCAAGTCTGAGTTCATCAGGGCCAAGTACCAGATGCTGGCTTTTGTGCACAAGCTGCCCTGCCGGGATGACGACGGAGTCACCGCCAAAGACCTCAGCAAG CAACTGCACTCAAGCGTGCGAACAGGCAACCTGGAGACATGTCTGCGCCTGCTGTCCCTGGGCGCCCAGGCCAACTTCTTCCACCCAGAGAAGGGCACCACACCTCTGCATGTGGCTGCCAAGGCAGGTCAGACGCTGCAGGCTGAGCTGCTCGTGGTATATGGGGCTGACCCTGGCTCCCCAGATGTTAACGGCCGTACACCCATTGATTATGCCAG GCAGGCGGGGCACCATGAGCTGGCGGAACGGCTGGTCGAGTGCCAGTACGAGCTCACCGACCGGCTGGCCTTCTACCTCTGTGGACGCAAGCCGG atcACAAGAATGGGCATTACATCATCCCACAGATGGCAGACAG ATCTCGGCAAAAGTGCATGTCTCAGAG CCTGGACCTGTCCGAGTTGGCCAAAGCTGCCAAGAAGAAGCTGCAGGCG CTCAGCAACCGGCTTTTTGAGGAACTGGCCATGGACGTGTACGACGAGGTGGATCGAAGGGAAAATGATGCTG TGTGGCTGGCGACCCAGAACCACAGCACCCTGGTGACAGAGCGCAGCGCCGTGCCCTTCTTGCCCGTGAACCCGGAGTACTCAGCCACACGGAATCAG GGGCGACAGAAGCTGGCCCGTTTTAACGCCCGTGAGTTCGCCACCTTGATCATCGACATCCTCAGCGAGGCCAAGCGGAGACAGCAGGGCAGGAGCCTGGGCAGCCCCACAG ACAACCTCGAGCTGTCCGCACGGGGCCAGAGCGACCTGGACGACCAGCACGACTACGACAGCGTGGCCTCGGATGAGGACACAGACCAGGAGCCCCTGCGCAGTGCCGGTGCCACGCGGAACAACCGAGCGCGG agcatggactccTCAGACCTGTCAGACGGGGCCGTGACGCTGCAGGAGTACCTGGAGCTGAAGAAGGCCCTGGCCGCCTCTGAGGCCAAGGTGCAGCAGCTCATGAAGGTCAACAGCAGCCTGAGCGATGAGCTACGGAGGCTGCAGAGGGAG ATCCACAAGCTGCAGGCCGAGAACCTGCAGATCCGGCAGCCTCCAGGGCCAGTGCCCACACCCCCTCTCCCCAGCGAGCGAGCCGAGCACGCACCCGTGGGACCTGGCGGGAGCACCCACCGCAGGGACCGCCAGGCCTTTTCCATGTATGAACCAGGCTCCGCCCTGAAGCCCTTTGGGGGACCGCCTGGGGACGAGCTCGCCACCCGGCTCCAGCCTTTCCACAGCACC GAGCTGGAGGACGACGCCATCTATTCAGTACACGTCCCTGCCGGCTTTTACCGG AGCAAGCTCTCCCGCCACGGCAGCGGCGCAGACAGTGACTATGAGAACACGCAAAGTGGGGACCCGCTGCTGGG CCTGGAAGGGAAGAGGTTTCTGGAGCTGGGCAAGGAAGAGGACTTCCACCCGGAGTTGGAAAGCCTGGATGGCGACCTTGACCCCGGGCTTCCCAGCACGGAGGATGTCATCCTGAAGACGGAGCAGGTCACCAAGAACATTCAGGAGCTGCTGCGGGCTGCCCAGGAGTTCAAGCACGACAG CTTTGTGCCCTGCTCAGAGAAGATCCATCTGGCTGTGACTGAGATGGCCTCTCTCTTCCCAAAG AGGCCCGCCCTGGAGCCCGTGCGAAGCTCGCTGCGGCTGCTCAATGCCAGCGCCTACCGGCTGCAGAGCGAGTGCCGGAAGACGGTGCCCCCGGAGCCCGGCGCCCCTGTGGACTTCCAGCTGCTGACTCAGCAGGTGATCCAGTGCGCCTACGACATCGCCAAGGCCGCCAAGCAGCTGGTCACCATCACCACCCGTGAGAAGAAGCAGTGA
- the GIT1 gene encoding ARF GTPase-activating protein GIT1 isoform X3 — MSRKGPRAEVCADCSAPDPGWASISRGVLVCDECCSVHRSLGRHISIVKHLRHSAWPPTLLQMVHTLASNGANSIWEHSLLDPAQVQSGRRKANPQDKVHPIKSEFIRAKYQMLAFVHKLPCRDDDGVTAKDLSKQLHSSVRTGNLETCLRLLSLGAQANFFHPEKGTTPLHVAAKAGQTLQAELLVVYGADPGSPDVNGRTPIDYARQAGHHELAERLVECQYELTDRLAFYLCGRKPDHKNGHYIIPQMADRSRQKCMSQSLDLSELAKAAKKKLQALSNRLFEELAMDVYDEVDRRENDAVWLATQNHSTLVTERSAVPFLPVNPEYSATRNQGRQKLARFNAREFATLIIDILSEAKRRQQGRSLGSPTDNLELSARGQSDLDDQHDYDSVASDEDTDQEPLRSAGATRNNRARSMDSSDLSDGAVTLQEYLELKKALAASEAKVQQLMKVNSSLSDELRRLQREIHKLQAENLQIRQPPGPVPTPPLPSERAEHAPVGPGGSTHRRDRQAFSMYEPGSALKPFGGPPGDELATRLQPFHSTELEDDAIYSVHVPAGFYRIRKGVSASAVPFTPSSPLLPCSQEGGRHTSKLSRHGSGADSDYENTQSGDPLLGLEGKRFLELGKEEDFHPELESLDGDLDPGLPSTEDVILKTEQVTKNIQELLRAAQEFKHDSFVPCSEKIHLAVTEMASLFPKRPALEPVRSSLRLLNASAYRLQSECRKTVPPEPGAPVDFQLLTQQVIQCAYDIAKAAKQLVTITTREKKQ, encoded by the exons ACCCCGGCTGGGCCTCCATCAGCAGGGGCGTGCTGGTGTGTGACGAGTGTTGCAGTGTGCACCGGAGCCTGGGACGCCACATCTCCATCGTCAAGCACCTCCGCCACAGCGCCTGGCCCCCCACCCTGCTGCAG ATGGTGCACACGCTCGCCAGCAACGGGGCCAACTCCATCTGGGAGCATTCCCTGCTGGACCCTGCGCAGGTGCAGAGCGGCCGGCGCAAAGCCAACCCCCAAGACAAAGTCCA CCCCATCAAGTCTGAGTTCATCAGGGCCAAGTACCAGATGCTGGCTTTTGTGCACAAGCTGCCCTGCCGGGATGACGACGGAGTCACCGCCAAAGACCTCAGCAAG CAACTGCACTCAAGCGTGCGAACAGGCAACCTGGAGACATGTCTGCGCCTGCTGTCCCTGGGCGCCCAGGCCAACTTCTTCCACCCAGAGAAGGGCACCACACCTCTGCATGTGGCTGCCAAGGCAGGTCAGACGCTGCAGGCTGAGCTGCTCGTGGTATATGGGGCTGACCCTGGCTCCCCAGATGTTAACGGCCGTACACCCATTGATTATGCCAG GCAGGCGGGGCACCATGAGCTGGCGGAACGGCTGGTCGAGTGCCAGTACGAGCTCACCGACCGGCTGGCCTTCTACCTCTGTGGACGCAAGCCGG atcACAAGAATGGGCATTACATCATCCCACAGATGGCAGACAG ATCTCGGCAAAAGTGCATGTCTCAGAG CCTGGACCTGTCCGAGTTGGCCAAAGCTGCCAAGAAGAAGCTGCAGGCG CTCAGCAACCGGCTTTTTGAGGAACTGGCCATGGACGTGTACGACGAGGTGGATCGAAGGGAAAATGATGCTG TGTGGCTGGCGACCCAGAACCACAGCACCCTGGTGACAGAGCGCAGCGCCGTGCCCTTCTTGCCCGTGAACCCGGAGTACTCAGCCACACGGAATCAG GGGCGACAGAAGCTGGCCCGTTTTAACGCCCGTGAGTTCGCCACCTTGATCATCGACATCCTCAGCGAGGCCAAGCGGAGACAGCAGGGCAGGAGCCTGGGCAGCCCCACAG ACAACCTCGAGCTGTCCGCACGGGGCCAGAGCGACCTGGACGACCAGCACGACTACGACAGCGTGGCCTCGGATGAGGACACAGACCAGGAGCCCCTGCGCAGTGCCGGTGCCACGCGGAACAACCGAGCGCGG agcatggactccTCAGACCTGTCAGACGGGGCCGTGACGCTGCAGGAGTACCTGGAGCTGAAGAAGGCCCTGGCCGCCTCTGAGGCCAAGGTGCAGCAGCTCATGAAGGTCAACAGCAGCCTGAGCGATGAGCTACGGAGGCTGCAGAGGGAG ATCCACAAGCTGCAGGCCGAGAACCTGCAGATCCGGCAGCCTCCAGGGCCAGTGCCCACACCCCCTCTCCCCAGCGAGCGAGCCGAGCACGCACCCGTGGGACCTGGCGGGAGCACCCACCGCAGGGACCGCCAGGCCTTTTCCATGTATGAACCAGGCTCCGCCCTGAAGCCCTTTGGGGGACCGCCTGGGGACGAGCTCGCCACCCGGCTCCAGCCTTTCCACAGCACC GAGCTGGAGGACGACGCCATCTATTCAGTACACGTCCCTGCCGGCTTTTACCGG ATCCGGAAGGGGGTGTCGGCCTCAGCTGTGCCCttcactccctcctccccactgctGCCGTGCTCCCAGGAAGGAGGCCGCCACACG AGCAAGCTCTCCCGCCACGGCAGCGGCGCAGACAGTGACTATGAGAACACGCAAAGTGGGGACCCGCTGCTGGG CCTGGAAGGGAAGAGGTTTCTGGAGCTGGGCAAGGAAGAGGACTTCCACCCGGAGTTGGAAAGCCTGGATGGCGACCTTGACCCCGGGCTTCCCAGCACGGAGGATGTCATCCTGAAGACGGAGCAGGTCACCAAGAACATTCAGGAGCTGCTGCGGGCTGCCCAGGAGTTCAAGCACGACAG CTTTGTGCCCTGCTCAGAGAAGATCCATCTGGCTGTGACTGAGATGGCCTCTCTCTTCCCAAAG AGGCCCGCCCTGGAGCCCGTGCGAAGCTCGCTGCGGCTGCTCAATGCCAGCGCCTACCGGCTGCAGAGCGAGTGCCGGAAGACGGTGCCCCCGGAGCCCGGCGCCCCTGTGGACTTCCAGCTGCTGACTCAGCAGGTGATCCAGTGCGCCTACGACATCGCCAAGGCCGCCAAGCAGCTGGTCACCATCACCACCCGTGAGAAGAAGCAGTGA
- the GIT1 gene encoding ARF GTPase-activating protein GIT1 isoform X1 gives MSRKGPRAEVCADCSAPDPGWASISRGVLVCDECCSVHRSLGRHISIVKHLRHSAWPPTLLQMVHTLASNGANSIWEHSLLDPAQVQSGRRKANPQDKVHPIKSEFIRAKYQMLAFVHKLPCRDDDGVTAKDLSKQLHSSVRTGNLETCLRLLSLGAQANFFHPEKGTTPLHVAAKAGQTLQAELLVVYGADPGSPDVNGRTPIDYARQAGHHELAERLVECQYELTDRLAFYLCGRKPDHKNGHYIIPQMADSLDLSELAKAAKKKLQALSNRLFEELAMDVYDEVDRRENDAVWLATQNHSTLVTERSAVPFLPVNPEYSATRNQGRQKLARFNAREFATLIIDILSEAKRRQQGRSLGSPTDNLELSARGQSDLDDQHDYDSVASDEDTDQEPLRSAGATRNNRARSMDSSDLSDGAVTLQEYLELKKALAASEAKVQQLMKVNSSLSDELRRLQREIHKLQAENLQIRQPPGPVPTPPLPSERAEHAPVGPGGSTHRRDRQAFSMYEPGSALKPFGGPPGDELATRLQPFHSTELEDDAIYSVHVPAGFYRIRKGVSASAVPFTPSSPLLPCSQEGGRHTSKLSRHGSGADSDYENTQSGDPLLGLEGKRFLELGKEEDFHPELESLDGDLDPGLPSTEDVILKTEQVTKNIQELLRAAQEFKHDSFVPCSEKIHLAVTEMASLFPKRPALEPVRSSLRLLNASAYRLQSECRKTVPPEPGAPVDFQLLTQQVIQCAYDIAKAAKQLVTITTREKKQ, from the exons ACCCCGGCTGGGCCTCCATCAGCAGGGGCGTGCTGGTGTGTGACGAGTGTTGCAGTGTGCACCGGAGCCTGGGACGCCACATCTCCATCGTCAAGCACCTCCGCCACAGCGCCTGGCCCCCCACCCTGCTGCAG ATGGTGCACACGCTCGCCAGCAACGGGGCCAACTCCATCTGGGAGCATTCCCTGCTGGACCCTGCGCAGGTGCAGAGCGGCCGGCGCAAAGCCAACCCCCAAGACAAAGTCCA CCCCATCAAGTCTGAGTTCATCAGGGCCAAGTACCAGATGCTGGCTTTTGTGCACAAGCTGCCCTGCCGGGATGACGACGGAGTCACCGCCAAAGACCTCAGCAAG CAACTGCACTCAAGCGTGCGAACAGGCAACCTGGAGACATGTCTGCGCCTGCTGTCCCTGGGCGCCCAGGCCAACTTCTTCCACCCAGAGAAGGGCACCACACCTCTGCATGTGGCTGCCAAGGCAGGTCAGACGCTGCAGGCTGAGCTGCTCGTGGTATATGGGGCTGACCCTGGCTCCCCAGATGTTAACGGCCGTACACCCATTGATTATGCCAG GCAGGCGGGGCACCATGAGCTGGCGGAACGGCTGGTCGAGTGCCAGTACGAGCTCACCGACCGGCTGGCCTTCTACCTCTGTGGACGCAAGCCGG atcACAAGAATGGGCATTACATCATCCCACAGATGGCAGACAG CCTGGACCTGTCCGAGTTGGCCAAAGCTGCCAAGAAGAAGCTGCAGGCG CTCAGCAACCGGCTTTTTGAGGAACTGGCCATGGACGTGTACGACGAGGTGGATCGAAGGGAAAATGATGCTG TGTGGCTGGCGACCCAGAACCACAGCACCCTGGTGACAGAGCGCAGCGCCGTGCCCTTCTTGCCCGTGAACCCGGAGTACTCAGCCACACGGAATCAG GGGCGACAGAAGCTGGCCCGTTTTAACGCCCGTGAGTTCGCCACCTTGATCATCGACATCCTCAGCGAGGCCAAGCGGAGACAGCAGGGCAGGAGCCTGGGCAGCCCCACAG ACAACCTCGAGCTGTCCGCACGGGGCCAGAGCGACCTGGACGACCAGCACGACTACGACAGCGTGGCCTCGGATGAGGACACAGACCAGGAGCCCCTGCGCAGTGCCGGTGCCACGCGGAACAACCGAGCGCGG agcatggactccTCAGACCTGTCAGACGGGGCCGTGACGCTGCAGGAGTACCTGGAGCTGAAGAAGGCCCTGGCCGCCTCTGAGGCCAAGGTGCAGCAGCTCATGAAGGTCAACAGCAGCCTGAGCGATGAGCTACGGAGGCTGCAGAGGGAG ATCCACAAGCTGCAGGCCGAGAACCTGCAGATCCGGCAGCCTCCAGGGCCAGTGCCCACACCCCCTCTCCCCAGCGAGCGAGCCGAGCACGCACCCGTGGGACCTGGCGGGAGCACCCACCGCAGGGACCGCCAGGCCTTTTCCATGTATGAACCAGGCTCCGCCCTGAAGCCCTTTGGGGGACCGCCTGGGGACGAGCTCGCCACCCGGCTCCAGCCTTTCCACAGCACC GAGCTGGAGGACGACGCCATCTATTCAGTACACGTCCCTGCCGGCTTTTACCGG ATCCGGAAGGGGGTGTCGGCCTCAGCTGTGCCCttcactccctcctccccactgctGCCGTGCTCCCAGGAAGGAGGCCGCCACACG AGCAAGCTCTCCCGCCACGGCAGCGGCGCAGACAGTGACTATGAGAACACGCAAAGTGGGGACCCGCTGCTGGG CCTGGAAGGGAAGAGGTTTCTGGAGCTGGGCAAGGAAGAGGACTTCCACCCGGAGTTGGAAAGCCTGGATGGCGACCTTGACCCCGGGCTTCCCAGCACGGAGGATGTCATCCTGAAGACGGAGCAGGTCACCAAGAACATTCAGGAGCTGCTGCGGGCTGCCCAGGAGTTCAAGCACGACAG CTTTGTGCCCTGCTCAGAGAAGATCCATCTGGCTGTGACTGAGATGGCCTCTCTCTTCCCAAAG AGGCCCGCCCTGGAGCCCGTGCGAAGCTCGCTGCGGCTGCTCAATGCCAGCGCCTACCGGCTGCAGAGCGAGTGCCGGAAGACGGTGCCCCCGGAGCCCGGCGCCCCTGTGGACTTCCAGCTGCTGACTCAGCAGGTGATCCAGTGCGCCTACGACATCGCCAAGGCCGCCAAGCAGCTGGTCACCATCACCACCCGTGAGAAGAAGCAGTGA